Proteins encoded by one window of Roseibium sp. Sym1:
- a CDS encoding flavin reductase family protein, whose product MTMQNANHPVTFEPDTDNTRLLRDAFGRFATGVTVVTTHSDDGPVGITANSFSSVSLDPPLVLWMPDKGSRRFRYFETAEHYAIHVLSHHQAEVCNGFVRNAHAFDRLPHRIDDNGVPLIENCLARFECKRFAAYEGGDHLIVLGEVMQAEMRQGDALTFFAGKLGQIAPE is encoded by the coding sequence ATGACCATGCAGAATGCCAATCATCCCGTCACATTCGAACCGGACACGGACAACACCCGCCTCCTGCGCGACGCGTTTGGACGCTTTGCCACCGGTGTCACCGTGGTGACCACCCATTCGGACGACGGTCCCGTCGGCATCACCGCCAACAGCTTCTCGTCCGTGTCGCTGGATCCGCCCCTTGTCTTGTGGATGCCGGACAAGGGCTCGCGCCGGTTCCGCTATTTCGAGACCGCGGAACATTACGCGATCCATGTTCTCAGCCATCACCAGGCCGAGGTCTGCAACGGTTTCGTGCGCAACGCCCATGCATTCGACCGGTTGCCGCACCGGATCGACGACAACGGCGTTCCGCTGATCGAGAACTGCCTTGCCCGATTCGAGTGCAAGCGCTTTGCCGCCTATGAGGGCGGCGACCACCTGATCGTGCTCGGAGAAGTCATGCAGGCGGAAATGCGCCAGGGAGATGCACTGACCTTTTTCGCGGGCAAGCTTGGCCAGATCGCGCCAGAATAA
- a CDS encoding Gfo/Idh/MocA family protein produces the protein MPAKVRYGVIGCGMMGQEHLRNIALLPDTEVTVIFEPDAGMAAEAARHAPNAVFVDTLAELLKVDALDCILIASPNHCHVPQMEEIRRTRPLPLLVEKPLFTDPKDLAELDSFKSTYPAPVWVAMEYRYMPPIAALVEQAELATGGIKMLTIREHRFPFLDKVGAWNRFNKYSGGTFVEKCCHFFDLMRLIMKAEPVRVMASAGQDANHKDEIYDGEQPDILDNGYVIVDFENGARAMLELCMFAEGSRYQEEVVAVGPQGKIEAFVPGPGRFWPQELGEPPVPQLVVSPRSPKGPRQIDIPVDPAILDAGDHNGSTFYQHEGFVAVVRGEKALPDVTLEDGRRAVEMGLAAQQSARTGQAVSLQPQSLSSVAC, from the coding sequence ATGCCTGCAAAGGTACGGTATGGCGTCATTGGCTGCGGGATGATGGGGCAGGAACACCTGCGCAACATCGCGCTTCTGCCGGACACGGAGGTCACGGTGATATTCGAGCCGGACGCCGGCATGGCCGCTGAAGCCGCGCGCCATGCTCCCAACGCCGTCTTCGTGGACACGCTTGCGGAGCTTTTGAAGGTCGATGCGCTCGACTGCATCCTGATCGCCAGCCCCAACCATTGCCACGTGCCGCAGATGGAAGAGATCCGCAGGACGCGCCCGCTGCCGCTGCTGGTCGAAAAGCCGCTGTTCACCGACCCGAAGGATCTTGCCGAACTCGACAGTTTCAAGTCGACCTACCCGGCGCCGGTCTGGGTGGCCATGGAATACCGCTACATGCCGCCGATCGCGGCGCTGGTCGAGCAGGCGGAGCTTGCCACCGGTGGCATCAAGATGCTGACCATCCGCGAGCACCGGTTCCCGTTCCTCGACAAGGTTGGCGCCTGGAACCGCTTCAACAAGTACTCCGGCGGCACGTTCGTCGAGAAATGCTGCCACTTCTTCGACCTGATGCGCCTGATCATGAAGGCGGAACCAGTGCGCGTCATGGCCTCCGCCGGTCAGGATGCCAATCACAAGGACGAAATCTACGACGGCGAACAGCCCGATATCCTCGACAATGGCTACGTGATCGTGGATTTCGAGAACGGCGCGCGCGCAATGCTGGAACTGTGCATGTTCGCGGAAGGCTCGCGCTACCAGGAAGAAGTCGTCGCCGTCGGCCCGCAAGGCAAGATCGAGGCCTTCGTGCCGGGTCCCGGGAGGTTCTGGCCGCAGGAGCTCGGCGAGCCGCCGGTGCCGCAGCTGGTTGTCTCGCCGCGCAGCCCCAAGGGACCGCGCCAGATCGACATTCCTGTCGATCCGGCCATTCTCGATGCCGGCGATCACAACGGCTCCACCTTCTACCAGCATGAAGGCTTCGTGGCCGTTGTGCGCGGCGAGAAGGCGCTTCCGGACGTGACGCTCGAGGATGGCCGGCGCGCCGTGGAAATGGGCCTGGCGGCCCAACAATCGGCACGAACGGGCCAGGCGGTTTCCCTGCAGCCTCAATCGCTGTCCTCTGTCGCTTGCTGA
- a CDS encoding TRAP transporter substrate-binding protein, translating into MLKTALKTLTVAAMLAGSSLSALAADYTLRATANSNENDEDYDGLVVFKNFVESASNGAIEVELFIGTQLCSNGAECLQGVADGAIDIYISTSGGASGIFPYVQVLDLPYMMSDDRIAEHVLSGDFTRTMRDMALEDSGNAIRLMTIGNTGGWRNFANTKRRVENPSDMEGLKIRTVVADLPQELVRALGASPTPIPWPELFTSFQTGVVEGSKNGITDIMGMKFPDAGLQYVTLDGHAYMGALWWMNNEKFLSMPEDMRRVVVDGFYALQQATFASPKRKSIQAYEDFVAGGGDLYVPTPEQKAAFKEAAAPVYDWFKENVTRGGEIFGALEEAVAAAESDVNGERDADLN; encoded by the coding sequence ATGCTCAAAACTGCCCTCAAAACGCTCACCGTCGCGGCGATGCTCGCCGGATCGAGCTTAAGCGCCCTGGCCGCGGACTACACCCTGCGCGCCACGGCCAACTCGAACGAGAACGACGAGGACTATGACGGCCTGGTGGTCTTCAAGAACTTCGTCGAATCCGCCTCCAACGGCGCCATCGAGGTCGAACTCTTCATCGGTACGCAGCTCTGCTCCAACGGCGCGGAATGCCTGCAGGGCGTCGCCGACGGTGCGATCGACATCTACATCTCCACCTCGGGCGGTGCCTCGGGCATCTTCCCGTATGTGCAGGTGCTCGACCTGCCCTACATGATGAGCGACGACCGCATCGCCGAGCACGTCCTGTCCGGTGACTTCACCCGCACCATGCGCGACATGGCACTGGAAGACAGCGGCAATGCCATCCGCCTGATGACCATCGGCAACACCGGCGGCTGGCGCAACTTCGCCAACACCAAGCGTCGCGTGGAAAACCCGTCCGACATGGAAGGCCTGAAGATCCGTACCGTCGTCGCCGACCTGCCGCAGGAACTGGTCCGTGCCCTCGGTGCCTCCCCGACCCCGATCCCGTGGCCGGAACTGTTCACCTCCTTCCAGACCGGCGTCGTCGAAGGCTCCAAGAACGGCATCACCGACATCATGGGCATGAAGTTCCCGGATGCCGGCCTGCAATATGTCACCCTGGACGGCCATGCCTACATGGGCGCCCTGTGGTGGATGAACAACGAGAAGTTCCTGTCGATGCCGGAAGACATGCGCCGCGTGGTCGTGGACGGCTTCTACGCTCTGCAGCAGGCCACCTTCGCCTCGCCGAAGCGCAAGTCGATCCAGGCCTATGAGGACTTCGTCGCCGGCGGCGGCGACCTCTATGTGCCGACCCCGGAACAGAAGGCCGCCTTCAAGGAGGCAGCCGCTCCGGTCTATGACTGGTTCAAGGAAAACGTCACCCGTGGCGGCGAGATCTTCGGCGCCCTGGAAGAAGCCGTGGCAGCAGCGGAAAGCGACGTCAACGGTGAGCGCGACGCCGACCTGAACTGA
- a CDS encoding TRAP transporter small permease encodes MGILLAVLVPLDWLNSHLLRIGRWIGIVAVALMVVAILIQVVARYVFNNALPWPDEAARFCMLWMTGLMAPTAFRRGGFVAIDMLTVALPRMLGNLLSLALLLISLAVLVVAVQIGYGEVTGFGGKFATASLYVPGNLTLSEWFRVPRSWMMMSLLVGVTLLILVNIELILRNLISTLGGAERLPVIPDADMAGAD; translated from the coding sequence ATGGGCATTTTGCTGGCGGTCCTTGTGCCGCTCGACTGGCTGAATTCGCACCTGCTGCGGATCGGCCGCTGGATCGGCATCGTTGCCGTGGCCCTGATGGTGGTCGCGATCCTGATTCAGGTTGTCGCCCGCTATGTCTTCAACAACGCCCTGCCCTGGCCGGACGAGGCCGCGCGCTTCTGCATGCTCTGGATGACCGGCCTGATGGCGCCGACCGCCTTCCGCCGCGGCGGCTTTGTCGCCATTGACATGCTGACCGTTGCGCTGCCACGCATGCTCGGCAACCTCCTCTCCCTGGCCCTTCTGCTGATCTCCCTCGCCGTCCTCGTGGTCGCGGTCCAGATAGGTTACGGCGAGGTCACCGGTTTCGGCGGCAAATTCGCGACCGCCTCGCTCTACGTTCCCGGCAACCTGACCTTGAGCGAATGGTTCCGTGTGCCGCGCAGCTGGATGATGATGTCCCTGCTGGTCGGCGTCACGTTGCTGATCCTGGTCAATATCGAACTGATCCTGCGCAACCTGATCTCGACGCTTGGCGGGGCCGAGCGCCTTCCCGTCATTCCGGATGCCGACATGGCGGGAGCCGACTGA
- a CDS encoding TRAP transporter large permease — protein sequence MLIWFLPVFLVFLMIGLPVFFGLLAAPGLLLWLNGQERDITLLYRNVYNGMDSFPLMAIPFFMLAGEMMNKGGITTRLVEFSQALMGHLRGGLAHVNILSSMLFAGLSGSAVADTSALGSMLIPAMEKQGYTRKFAAAVTAASSVIGPIIPPSGIMIIYAYVMGESVAALFLAGIVPGVMVGVGLMLMVRFMADKYDLPKAQRIVNPGQTLAPVEYWVSLLLLRLNLASLLMVVASAFVDLSGATGIVLFLVLLAVSHGILISLRQAVSADFRTVCKKAVAPLQTPIIILGGILIGVFTPTEAAAVAVAYALVIGFFVLHSIKMKDLPGILNRAGITSAVVLLLVGAAMAFKTVVSLSHAPEIMADFVLSLSENPLILLFLINLLLFVVGMFLDAGPAIIILGPILGPIFVEMGVDPIHFAIIMSVNLTIGLATPPMGLVLFVAASVSRERVETIAKAILPFLAVEIAVIFLITYIPALSMTIPRWTGFAN from the coding sequence ATGCTGATCTGGTTCCTTCCCGTCTTTCTCGTCTTCCTGATGATCGGCCTGCCGGTGTTCTTCGGCCTCCTGGCCGCACCCGGCCTGCTGTTGTGGCTGAACGGCCAGGAACGCGACATCACGCTGCTCTACCGCAACGTCTACAACGGCATGGACAGCTTTCCTCTGATGGCGATTCCGTTCTTCATGCTCGCCGGCGAGATGATGAACAAGGGCGGCATCACCACCCGCCTGGTGGAATTCTCCCAGGCGCTGATGGGCCATCTGCGCGGCGGCCTGGCCCATGTGAACATCCTGTCCTCCATGCTGTTTGCCGGTCTCTCCGGCTCTGCGGTCGCCGACACCTCCGCGCTCGGCTCCATGCTGATCCCGGCCATGGAAAAACAGGGCTACACCCGCAAGTTCGCCGCCGCCGTCACCGCGGCCTCCTCCGTCATCGGCCCGATTATCCCGCCGTCGGGCATCATGATCATCTACGCCTATGTCATGGGTGAAAGCGTCGCCGCCCTGTTCCTCGCGGGCATCGTGCCCGGTGTCATGGTCGGCGTCGGACTGATGCTGATGGTCCGCTTCATGGCCGACAAATACGACCTGCCGAAGGCCCAGCGGATCGTCAATCCGGGCCAGACCTTGGCGCCGGTCGAGTACTGGGTGTCCCTGTTGCTGCTGCGGCTCAACCTGGCCTCGCTGCTCATGGTGGTGGCCTCAGCCTTCGTCGACCTGTCCGGTGCGACGGGCATCGTCCTGTTCCTGGTGCTGCTGGCGGTCTCACACGGCATTCTGATCAGCTTGCGCCAGGCCGTTTCCGCGGATTTTCGCACCGTCTGTAAAAAGGCCGTCGCACCGCTTCAGACGCCGATCATCATCCTTGGCGGCATCCTGATCGGCGTGTTCACGCCGACAGAGGCAGCCGCGGTCGCAGTTGCCTATGCGCTGGTCATCGGCTTCTTCGTGCTGCATTCCATCAAGATGAAGGACCTGCCCGGCATCCTGAACCGCGCCGGCATCACCTCCGCCGTGGTGCTTCTTCTGGTCGGGGCGGCGATGGCCTTCAAGACGGTGGTCAGCCTCAGCCACGCGCCGGAAATCATGGCCGACTTCGTCTTGAGCCTGTCGGAGAACCCGCTGATCCTGCTGTTCCTGATCAACCTGCTGCTGTTCGTGGTCGGCATGTTCCTGGACGCGGGTCCCGCGATCATCATTCTCGGTCCGATCCTCGGCCCTATCTTTGTCGAAATGGGCGTCGACCCGATCCATTTCGCCATCATCATGAGCGTCAACCTGACCATCGGCCTGGCGACGCCACCGATGGGACTGGTGCTCTTTGTCGCGGCGTCGGTGTCCCGGGAACGGGTCGAAACCATCGCCAAGGCCATTCTGCCGTTTCTCGCGGTGGAGATCGCCGTGATCTTCCTGATCACCTATATCCCGGCACTTTCGATGACGATCCCGCGCTGGACCGGATTTGCCAACTGA
- a CDS encoding LLM class flavin-dependent oxidoreductase yields the protein MTVVPVTSPDLDAAEVSWFAALCSDDYQFLGVPEGHLRSSWEHCSSIVKTAEAEGFRNILCPSSYQVGQDTLSFVAGCAPITDRINLLAAVRCGEMQPIMLARTIATLDHMLKGRLTVNIISSDFPGEQADSGYRYQRSREVVEILKQAWTQDEINHEGEVYTFKGLTTDPARPYQTGGPLLYFGGYSPAALELCGQHCDVYLMWPEKMEELEGRMKAVHAVAEQFDRTLDYGLRVHMIVRDTEKEAQEYADYIVSKLDDDQGTAIRERALDAKSLGVSHQAKNRDVADAFGYIEPNLWTGVGRARSGCGAALVGSTDQVMSKIEAYQKMGIRAFIFSGYPHLEEARHFGARVMPNLKTCSLPEAYGRVPADTPATPLGNGVRR from the coding sequence ATGACCGTAGTCCCAGTCACGTCACCGGATCTCGATGCAGCGGAGGTATCCTGGTTCGCTGCATTATGTTCCGACGACTATCAGTTTCTGGGGGTTCCGGAAGGCCATCTGCGCTCGTCCTGGGAACATTGCTCTTCGATCGTGAAGACCGCCGAGGCCGAGGGCTTCCGCAACATCCTGTGCCCGTCCTCCTACCAGGTCGGCCAGGACACGCTCAGTTTCGTCGCCGGCTGTGCGCCGATCACCGACAGGATCAACCTGCTGGCGGCCGTGCGCTGCGGCGAGATGCAGCCGATCATGCTGGCGCGCACCATCGCGACGCTGGATCACATGCTGAAGGGCCGGCTGACAGTCAACATCATCTCGTCCGACTTCCCCGGCGAGCAGGCGGACAGCGGCTATCGCTACCAGCGCTCGCGCGAAGTGGTCGAGATCCTGAAACAGGCCTGGACGCAGGACGAGATCAACCACGAGGGTGAGGTCTACACCTTCAAGGGTCTGACCACCGACCCTGCCCGCCCCTACCAGACCGGTGGCCCCCTGCTCTATTTCGGCGGCTATTCGCCGGCAGCCCTGGAGCTGTGCGGCCAGCACTGCGATGTCTACCTGATGTGGCCGGAAAAGATGGAAGAGCTGGAAGGCCGCATGAAGGCGGTCCATGCGGTCGCCGAGCAATTTGACCGCACGCTCGACTATGGCCTACGTGTCCACATGATCGTGCGCGACACCGAGAAGGAAGCTCAGGAATACGCCGACTACATCGTCTCCAAGCTGGACGACGACCAGGGCACGGCGATCCGCGAACGCGCGCTCGACGCCAAGTCGCTCGGCGTGAGCCACCAAGCCAAGAACCGCGATGTCGCCGACGCGTTCGGATATATCGAGCCGAACCTTTGGACCGGCGTCGGCCGGGCCCGCTCTGGCTGCGGCGCCGCGCTTGTCGGTTCCACCGACCAGGTCATGTCGAAGATCGAGGCCTACCAGAAGATGGGCATCCGCGCCTTCATCTTCTCCGGCTACCCGCACCTGGAAGAAGCCAGGCATTTCGGCGCCCGCGTGATGCCGAACCTGAAGACCTGCTCGCTTCCCGAAGCCTATGGCCGCGTTCCGGCCGATACCCCCGCAACCCCGCTTGGCAATGGAGTCCGCCGTTAA
- a CDS encoding aldo/keto reductase, producing the protein MERVKLSETLEFSRLIYGMWRLGDDADTSPAHVERKIQACLDQGITTFDQADIYGGYAAEAVLGGALKASPSLRSKMEIVTKCDIVAPTGRYADAKVKHYDTSRAHIERAVEFSLSDMGIETIDLLLIHRPDPFMDHHETGAALDDLIKSGKVKNVGVSNFRPWDWELLQSAMSSKLVTNQIEISLKEIGPFTNGDLAFHQRLGTKLMAWSPLGGGSLITEGGALGKVMDELALDAGVDRPAVAVAFLLAHPAKLLPVMGTNNLDRISRISDALKVNLDRETWYRLYEAALGQEVP; encoded by the coding sequence ATGGAACGCGTCAAACTCTCCGAAACGCTGGAATTTTCCCGCCTGATCTACGGCATGTGGCGTCTCGGCGACGATGCCGACACGTCGCCGGCCCATGTGGAGCGGAAAATCCAGGCCTGTCTCGACCAGGGCATCACCACCTTCGACCAGGCCGACATCTATGGCGGTTATGCCGCCGAAGCGGTGCTCGGCGGCGCGCTTAAGGCCAGCCCTTCCCTGCGCAGCAAAATGGAAATCGTCACCAAATGCGACATCGTCGCGCCGACGGGCCGCTATGCGGACGCGAAGGTGAAGCATTACGACACCTCGCGCGCCCATATCGAACGGGCCGTCGAGTTTTCGCTCAGCGACATGGGCATCGAGACGATTGATCTCCTGCTGATCCACCGGCCAGATCCGTTCATGGACCATCATGAGACCGGCGCTGCGCTCGACGATCTGATCAAGAGCGGCAAGGTGAAGAATGTTGGCGTCTCGAATTTCCGTCCCTGGGACTGGGAGCTGCTGCAGTCGGCCATGTCGTCGAAGCTGGTGACCAACCAGATCGAGATATCGCTCAAGGAAATCGGGCCGTTCACCAATGGCGATCTTGCCTTCCACCAGCGCCTCGGCACGAAACTGATGGCCTGGTCACCGCTCGGCGGCGGCTCGCTGATCACCGAAGGCGGCGCACTCGGCAAGGTGATGGACGAACTGGCGCTCGATGCCGGTGTCGACCGGCCTGCTGTCGCGGTCGCCTTCCTGCTCGCACATCCGGCAAAGCTCCTGCCGGTCATGGGCACCAACAACCTGGACCGGATCTCCCGGATTTCCGATGCCCTGAAAGTCAACCTGGACCGCGAAACCTGGTATCGCCTCTACGAGGCGGCCCTTGGACAAGAGGTGCCCTGA
- a CDS encoding GntR family transcriptional regulator has protein sequence MATASQSPNALPLYVQISELLIRDIAAGRLIDGERLPPERDMAENLGISIGTLRKALADLTEKGLLERIQGSGNYIRQGGTQESVYAMFRLELLSGGGLPRADVLDVTRIAKPGDLPAFGTSGEGTRIRRLRYLNDVMIAVEEIWLDGDAGTVRRDLLSDSLYRYYQKQLGFWIVRAEDRVTIGKVPDWAPKSFTLAPGTLTGFIERFSWADRPEPVEYSRTWFDTDRAHYVQRLK, from the coding sequence ATGGCCACCGCCTCACAGTCGCCGAACGCACTGCCGCTCTATGTGCAGATAAGCGAGCTTTTGATCAGGGATATCGCCGCCGGACGGTTGATTGACGGGGAGAGATTGCCGCCTGAAAGGGACATGGCCGAGAACCTGGGCATCTCCATCGGCACGCTGCGCAAGGCGCTGGCGGACCTTACGGAAAAAGGCTTACTCGAGCGAATCCAGGGTTCGGGAAACTACATACGCCAGGGCGGCACCCAGGAAAGCGTCTACGCGATGTTCCGCCTGGAGCTTCTGTCCGGTGGCGGTCTGCCTCGGGCGGACGTCCTCGACGTGACCCGTATCGCCAAGCCCGGTGATCTGCCGGCCTTCGGTACGAGCGGCGAGGGGACCCGGATCCGCCGTCTCAGATATCTCAATGACGTGATGATCGCGGTCGAGGAGATCTGGCTCGATGGCGATGCCGGCACCGTCCGCCGCGACCTCCTGTCCGATTCCCTCTACCGCTATTACCAGAAGCAGCTCGGCTTCTGGATCGTGCGGGCCGAGGACCGGGTGACTATCGGCAAGGTGCCTGACTGGGCGCCGAAATCCTTCACGCTGGCTCCCGGTACGCTCACCGGCTTCATCGAGCGCTTCAGCTGGGCCGACCGGCCCGAGCCCGTCGAATATTCGCGAACCTGGTTCGATACGGACCGGGCGCATTACGTACAGCGACTGAAATAG
- a CDS encoding SH3 domain-containing protein, protein MRKTLSVLLSSTLVLQTVFVNGVLAAPAVTTANVNFRQGPGTGFGSLGTVPNGTQVELENCDDSGAWCSVSYNGQNGFVSGQYLQLTEPEETTGWPRSFQTDAGATLVLYQPQFTDWDNFKTLKALVAAEYIKDKDAKPVFGVIGVSGTTVADTEKGEVDVNQIQVTQLDFSALDRESLTDLSLQVGKIMPTGTITVKEDRITAGLAEYKRMDDVQGLNAEAPPIFISTEPAILVQTEGAPIFAPVKGDQGLSFVVNTNWDILKIDDTGELYLRDEKSWMTTKDVSSGWQSVDKLPDLISSLPDDDNWTETKAAIPGEPFPDNTPPKVIYSDKPAEMIVFDGEPKLEPVEGTDLEWASNTDSDVFFLKSTSTWYILVSGRWFKSASLDGPWTFTTPDMPSDFQNIPEDAPYYSVRSSIPGTSEASQARLKASIPTTARVEVGSVSADVSYAGDPEFEKIEGTSLSYAVNTSDQVIQVGAKYYVLQDGVWFVGDSPEGPFQVATSVPDEIYTIPPSSPVYNTTYVRVYESEPGAVWYGYTMGYLTGFLAWGTFVYGTGYYYRPWFRPGLRPIYFPRPVSYGIGAFYNPIRGTFGRYGYAYGPLRGIAGGGIYNPRTGGYIRGGAISGPRGSAGFISAYNPRTGNRIIAGGARGIYGSWGGKVVTGPQWSRTRDLQAGAVNRWKQEGATGRVANLGRRGDVFAGRDGSVYRRDGDNWKKFEGGRWGDVAAPSRENIQNRLGDIGAGAAIGAGAGAALANRPIGDKLQNRPNAGNRPNIERPANLPAGQRPNVQRPNVQKPNVQRPAQRPNVQKPNVQRPAQRPNVQKPNVQRPAQRPATRPTKRPQAPAHLNRDRQARQAGNRQVNRQRNVQRSRPQARPQRGGGRRRR, encoded by the coding sequence ATGCGCAAGACCCTTTCTGTACTGCTTTCCTCCACCCTTGTTCTTCAAACGGTGTTCGTGAACGGTGTTCTGGCTGCCCCGGCGGTCACCACGGCCAATGTCAATTTCCGCCAGGGGCCCGGGACCGGCTTCGGTTCACTCGGGACCGTTCCGAACGGTACCCAGGTCGAGCTTGAAAACTGCGACGACAGCGGTGCCTGGTGTTCCGTCAGCTACAATGGCCAGAACGGTTTTGTCAGCGGCCAGTACCTGCAGCTGACGGAACCCGAAGAGACCACCGGCTGGCCGCGCTCCTTCCAGACCGACGCCGGCGCGACACTGGTGCTCTATCAGCCGCAATTCACCGACTGGGACAATTTCAAGACGCTCAAGGCGCTGGTGGCGGCCGAATATATCAAGGACAAGGACGCCAAGCCGGTCTTCGGCGTCATCGGCGTCAGCGGCACGACCGTGGCGGACACGGAAAAAGGCGAGGTCGACGTCAACCAGATCCAGGTGACCCAGCTCGACTTTTCGGCCCTCGACCGCGAATCCCTTACCGATCTGTCGCTGCAGGTCGGCAAGATCATGCCGACCGGCACGATCACCGTGAAGGAGGACCGCATCACCGCAGGCCTCGCCGAATACAAGCGCATGGATGATGTCCAGGGTCTCAATGCGGAAGCGCCCCCGATCTTCATCTCAACCGAGCCGGCCATCCTGGTGCAGACGGAAGGCGCGCCGATCTTCGCGCCCGTCAAGGGCGACCAGGGTCTCAGTTTCGTGGTCAACACCAACTGGGACATCCTCAAGATCGACGACACCGGGGAGCTCTACCTGCGCGACGAGAAGTCCTGGATGACGACCAAGGACGTCTCCAGCGGCTGGCAATCCGTGGACAAGCTTCCAGATCTGATCAGCTCGTTGCCGGACGATGACAACTGGACCGAAACCAAAGCGGCCATTCCGGGCGAGCCGTTTCCGGACAACACGCCGCCGAAGGTGATCTATTCCGACAAACCGGCGGAAATGATCGTCTTTGACGGCGAGCCGAAGCTCGAACCGGTGGAAGGCACGGACCTGGAATGGGCATCCAACACCGACAGCGATGTCTTCTTCCTGAAATCCACCTCCACATGGTACATCCTGGTCTCCGGACGCTGGTTCAAGTCGGCCTCGCTCGATGGTCCCTGGACCTTCACCACGCCTGACATGCCGTCGGATTTCCAGAACATTCCAGAGGACGCGCCCTATTATTCGGTGCGCTCCTCCATTCCCGGAACGTCCGAGGCGTCCCAGGCACGTCTCAAGGCCAGCATTCCGACAACGGCACGGGTCGAGGTCGGCTCGGTCTCGGCGGATGTCTCCTACGCCGGAGACCCTGAATTCGAGAAGATCGAGGGCACGTCCCTGTCCTACGCGGTCAATACCAGCGACCAGGTGATCCAGGTGGGCGCGAAGTATTACGTGCTGCAGGACGGCGTCTGGTTTGTCGGTGACAGCCCGGAAGGCCCGTTCCAGGTAGCGACCTCCGTGCCGGACGAGATCTACACGATTCCGCCCTCCTCGCCGGTCTACAACACCACTTATGTGCGGGTGTACGAGAGTGAGCCGGGTGCGGTCTGGTACGGCTATACGATGGGCTACCTGACCGGCTTCCTCGCCTGGGGGACCTTCGTCTACGGCACCGGCTACTACTACCGGCCCTGGTTCCGGCCGGGCCTTCGGCCGATCTATTTCCCGCGTCCGGTGAGCTACGGCATCGGCGCTTTCTACAATCCGATCCGGGGAACCTTCGGCCGCTACGGCTACGCTTATGGCCCGCTGCGCGGCATTGCCGGCGGCGGCATCTACAATCCGCGCACCGGTGGATACATCCGCGGCGGCGCGATCAGCGGACCGCGCGGCAGCGCCGGTTTCATCTCCGCCTACAACCCGCGCACGGGCAACCGGATTATCGCGGGAGGTGCCCGGGGCATCTACGGCTCCTGGGGCGGCAAGGTCGTGACCGGTCCGCAATGGTCGCGCACCCGCGACCTGCAGGCCGGCGCGGTCAATCGCTGGAAACAGGAAGGGGCCACCGGGCGTGTTGCCAATCTGGGCCGCCGTGGCGACGTGTTCGCCGGGCGGGACGGCTCGGTCTATCGCCGGGATGGCGACAACTGGAAGAAATTCGAGGGCGGCCGCTGGGGTGATGTCGCAGCGCCGTCGCGTGAAAACATCCAGAACCGGCTCGGGGACATCGGCGCGGGCGCAGCCATCGGGGCGGGAGCCGGCGCGGCGCTGGCCAACCGGCCGATCGGCGACAAGCTTCAGAACCGCCCGAACGCCGGCAACCGGCCAAATATCGAACGTCCGGCCAACCTGCCGGCCGGCCAGAGGCCGAATGTCCAGCGGCCCAACGTTCAAAAGCCGAATGTGCAAAGGCCGGCGCAACGGCCAAACGTGCAAAAGCCGAATGTTCAGCGGCCCGCGCAGCGCCCGAATGTGCAAAAGCCGAATGTTCAGCGCCCGGCACAACGTCCGGCGACACGCCCCACCAAGCGGCCCCAGGCGCCGGCCCATCTGAACCGGGACCGGCAGGCGCGCCAGGCCGGCAACCGCCAGGTCAACCGCCAGCGCAACGTTCAGCGCTCGCGGCCACAGGCCCGCCCGCAACGGGGCGGTGGCCGCCGGCGGCGGTAG